Proteins encoded together in one Sylvia atricapilla isolate bSylAtr1 chromosome 2, bSylAtr1.pri, whole genome shotgun sequence window:
- the JAM2 gene encoding junctional adhesion molecule B, translating into MGLRIEWKKIHPQGVSFVYYNSEFTGDLRGRAEMLNTGIRIRNVTRRDSGTYRCEISAESEEGQQLGEATITLTVLVAPSTPVCEVPSSAMTGTVVQMSCKETESSPPSEYQWYKNGVALLEKTGTGSARAANITYTMNRKSGTLLFNTVTKNDTGEYFCEASNGIGLSQKCSVKRMQVDDLNVSGIIMAVLFVALVMVLCGLGVFYAQKKGYFAKKSSSQKKTNYQSTSEKDFKHTKSFVI; encoded by the exons ATGGGTTTAAGAATAGAGTGGAAGAAAATCCATCCTCAAGGAGTCTCATTTGTCTACTACAATAGTGAATTTACAG GTGATCTTCGAGGCCGAGCAGAGATGCTGAATACAGGAATCCGAATTAGGAATGTGACTAGAAGGGATTCTGGGACCTACCGCTGTGAAATCAGTGCCGAGAGTGAAGAGGGACAACAGCTGGGAGAGGCTACTATTACTCTCACAGTATTGG TTGCTCCGAGTACTCCAGTGTGTGAGGTACCCAGCTCTGCAATGACAGGAACGGTTGTACAGATGAGCTGTAAGGAAACTGAGAGCTCCCCTCCATCTGAATACCAGTGGTACAAGAACGGTGTTGCCTTGCTGGAGAAGACAGGAACAGGCAGTGCTAGAGCAGCAAACATAACTTACACTATGAATAGAAAGTCTGGCACTCTG CTGTTTAATACAGTTACAAAGAATGACACTGGAGAGTATTTCTGTGAAGCCTCCAATGGGATTGGATTATCTCAGAAATGCTCAGTGAAACGAATGCAAGTTG ATGACCTTAATGTAAGCGGTATCATTATGGCTGTACTATTTGTGGCTCTGGTGATGGTACTGTGTGGCCTTGGAGTATTCTATGCCCAAAAAAAGGGCTACTTTGCAA agaaaagctcTTCCCA AAAGAAGACAAACTATCAATCTACAAGTGAAAAG GATTTCAAGCATACCAAGTCCTTTGTTATTTAG